In a genomic window of Exiguobacterium sp. BMC-KP:
- a CDS encoding NCS2 family permease produces the protein MFKLAAHQTTVKREIQAGFVTFITMAYILLVNPTILADAGIPQAQAFSATIIATLIGTLLMGLYANLPIAVAPGMGLNAYFTYTLVVGEKIPYQTALSVVFVAGVIFLLLSLSPIRTKLIEIIPMTLKLAITGGIGLFIASLGLKMSGILVASEDTLVTIGALTSPEALITLIGLLVAAILTIKRVPGAILYAMVLSGLIAFLTGELKFSDSFVALPTLPEGLIITNPFNAIQDVFQYGLFSGVLSFVLVTMFDTTGTMVAVGEQAGLIEEDGSLKNSERALLSDSTAMVAGSLFGTSPTTAYVESAAGVAAGGRTGLTSVTVGILFGLSAIFGPFVQSISSVPAITAPALILVGAFMIQNIKQIPWDDFSEAFTAFLVILIMPLSGSIATGIAFGFIVYPIMKAIQKERVHPLIYVFALLFFIQLFFL, from the coding sequence ATGTTTAAACTTGCCGCACATCAAACAACCGTAAAACGTGAAATCCAAGCTGGATTCGTGACGTTCATTACGATGGCATATATTTTGCTCGTCAACCCGACGATTTTAGCAGATGCCGGTATCCCGCAAGCTCAAGCTTTTTCTGCGACGATCATCGCGACATTGATCGGTACACTTCTGATGGGACTTTATGCGAATCTCCCCATCGCAGTCGCACCCGGAATGGGACTCAATGCGTATTTTACTTACACACTTGTCGTTGGTGAAAAAATCCCATATCAAACAGCACTCTCAGTCGTATTCGTCGCTGGTGTCATTTTCTTATTGTTATCACTCTCACCGATTCGAACGAAGTTAATTGAAATCATTCCGATGACATTAAAGCTTGCTATCACAGGTGGAATCGGTCTCTTCATCGCTTCACTCGGTCTGAAGATGTCAGGAATTTTAGTCGCTAGTGAAGATACACTCGTCACAATCGGTGCATTGACATCACCAGAAGCACTCATTACGCTCATTGGACTGTTAGTTGCAGCTATTTTGACGATCAAACGTGTACCAGGTGCTATTTTGTACGCCATGGTCCTTTCTGGATTGATTGCATTCTTGACAGGTGAATTGAAGTTTTCCGATTCCTTCGTCGCATTACCAACATTACCAGAAGGACTGATCATCACTAATCCGTTCAACGCCATTCAAGATGTGTTCCAATATGGTTTGTTCAGTGGTGTTCTCTCATTCGTGCTCGTGACGATGTTTGACACGACAGGAACGATGGTCGCAGTTGGAGAACAAGCCGGACTAATTGAAGAAGATGGATCGTTGAAAAACAGCGAACGTGCACTATTATCTGATTCAACAGCAATGGTTGCTGGTTCATTGTTTGGAACAAGCCCAACAACCGCTTACGTAGAATCTGCAGCAGGTGTCGCTGCTGGTGGACGAACTGGACTCACATCCGTGACAGTCGGAATTTTATTCGGCTTATCTGCCATCTTCGGACCGTTCGTTCAATCAATTTCGAGTGTTCCAGCAATCACTGCTCCAGCATTGATTTTAGTCGGTGCCTTCATGATTCAAAATATTAAACAGATTCCATGGGATGATTTCAGTGAAGCATTCACGGCTTTTCTTGTCATCTTGATCATGCCATTATCCGGTAGTATCGCAACTGGTATCGCATTTGGTTTCATCGTCTATCCGATTATGAAAGCTATCCAAAAAGAGCGCGTTCATCCACTCATCTATGTATTCGCGCTTCTCTTCTTCATTCAATTATTCTTCCTGTAA
- a CDS encoding potassium/proton antiporter gives MSLQLTILLIGILLFAAVWTTKLSSRLNIPALLIFIALGMIAGSDITGFIRFDDAELAQLLGTVALIIILFEGGLQTAWKEVRHELAPSLSLATFGVFIATSIVAVASHYILGFSWANAFLLGAIVGSTDAAAIFSVLSGQPIRRKVGSTLEVESGTNDPMAVFLTVLFLEFVTNPEEASLLAGLGSLVWEMTMGLLIGLFIGWAASTLINRIDLSSSSFYPILLMSFAFLSFGLADTFHASGFLAVYVTAIYISNHELVYRQTLVRFTMSMAHLAQIGMFIVLGLLVFPKQLLDVQVILSSIALALILIFIARPLSVWVSLLPFRYSWQEKVFISFAGLKGAVPIILATYPLVAGIENASMIFNIVFFTVLLSTLIQGSMLTFLAERLRLNETQTSAIHTVIEFMSIGKPNAEIIELTLPMSHPFIGTTISEIDLPQEFLITAIIRDDQIITPRGDTALEGNDQLLLLTPKHRIKTLKRFLFPPA, from the coding sequence ATGTCCTTGCAACTAACGATTTTATTGATTGGTATATTGCTGTTTGCTGCCGTTTGGACGACAAAGTTATCGAGTCGTCTTAATATTCCGGCACTATTAATTTTTATCGCACTTGGAATGATTGCCGGAAGCGACATTACAGGCTTTATTCGCTTTGACGACGCTGAACTTGCGCAGCTTCTCGGAACGGTTGCTCTGATCATCATTTTATTCGAAGGTGGACTGCAAACCGCCTGGAAGGAAGTACGTCATGAATTAGCTCCTTCTCTTTCTCTTGCGACATTCGGGGTCTTTATTGCTACCTCCATCGTTGCCGTCGCTTCCCATTACATTCTTGGCTTCAGTTGGGCGAATGCTTTCTTGCTTGGAGCAATCGTTGGTTCGACCGATGCTGCCGCCATTTTTTCTGTCCTAAGTGGTCAGCCCATTCGACGTAAAGTCGGATCCACACTCGAGGTCGAATCTGGAACGAACGACCCGATGGCCGTCTTTTTGACAGTCTTATTCCTTGAGTTCGTAACAAACCCTGAAGAGGCGTCACTCTTAGCAGGACTTGGTTCACTCGTTTGGGAAATGACGATGGGACTTCTAATTGGTTTATTTATCGGATGGGCAGCCTCGACATTGATCAATCGCATCGATTTGTCCTCGTCTAGCTTTTATCCGATCCTGCTCATGTCGTTTGCTTTCTTGTCTTTCGGATTAGCTGATACGTTCCATGCCAGCGGATTTTTAGCTGTTTATGTCACGGCGATCTATATTAGCAATCACGAACTCGTCTACCGTCAGACGCTCGTCCGCTTTACGATGAGTATGGCTCACCTTGCCCAAATCGGGATGTTCATCGTGCTCGGTCTGCTCGTCTTCCCAAAACAATTGCTTGATGTACAGGTCATTCTATCCTCTATCGCACTGGCACTGATCTTGATTTTCATTGCTCGCCCTCTATCGGTCTGGGTAAGTCTCCTACCGTTTCGTTATTCGTGGCAAGAAAAGGTCTTTATTTCCTTTGCTGGTCTAAAAGGAGCGGTGCCAATCATTCTCGCGACATATCCACTCGTTGCGGGTATTGAGAATGCATCGATGATTTTTAATATCGTTTTCTTCACGGTTCTGCTGTCGACACTGATTCAAGGGAGTATGTTGACGTTTCTTGCTGAGCGGTTACGTCTGAATGAGACACAGACCTCTGCTATTCATACGGTCATTGAGTTCATGTCGATCGGTAAACCAAATGCAGAAATCATTGAATTGACGTTACCGATGTCCCATCCATTCATTGGAACGACCATTTCAGAAATTGATTTACCACAGGAATTTTTGATTACCGCCATCATTCGTGATGATCAAATTATTACTCCTCGTGGTGACACTGCTCTTGAAGGCAACGATCAATTATTACTGCTTACTCCAAAACATCGGATTAAGACACTCAAACGATTCTTGTTTCCCCCTGCTTAA
- a CDS encoding CDP-glycerol glycerophosphotransferase family protein: protein MKKTGMVERSLRTMMRIFTLFPVRKNRVMFESFLGKQYNDSPKAIYDELKKMNAGLELIISKQRGVSITDEHVTSVNRMTIKWIFLLATSRVWVSNSRLPSWLVKRKGTLYYQTWHGTPLKKLALDMTDVRMANTSTDRYKKDFIRESAKWDVLLSPNAYSSKIFKRAFGYEGKMLEIGYPRNDVLYQNEKQESLVERVKAHYQIESDKKIILYAPTWRDDDYAEQGNYSFTLPFSIERFDEEFGDEYTMLVRLHYLVGNQLDLSAVSAIKNASRYPEISELYLAADILVTDYSSVMFDYAHLKRPMLFYTYDLKHYRDHLRGFYFSFEKEAPGPLIQDEQLLFEEIRQIDSWERRFNLKSEAFRRHYCEWDDGHAAKRAAMDILENIK from the coding sequence ATGAAAAAAACAGGTATGGTGGAGCGAAGTCTTCGGACCATGATGCGAATCTTCACCTTATTTCCGGTACGGAAAAATCGTGTCATGTTCGAAAGCTTTTTGGGCAAACAATACAATGATAGTCCTAAAGCCATCTACGATGAGTTGAAAAAGATGAACGCCGGCTTAGAACTGATTATCAGCAAACAACGCGGTGTTTCTATAACGGATGAACATGTAACATCTGTGAATCGGATGACGATCAAATGGATTTTTTTATTAGCTACTTCTCGCGTTTGGGTGTCCAATAGCCGCCTTCCTTCGTGGCTAGTGAAACGAAAAGGTACTCTATATTATCAAACGTGGCATGGTACACCATTAAAAAAATTAGCGCTTGATATGACTGATGTCCGAATGGCGAACACATCAACTGATCGCTATAAAAAAGATTTCATAAGAGAGTCAGCAAAATGGGATGTTCTTCTTTCTCCGAACGCATACTCTAGTAAAATTTTCAAAAGAGCGTTTGGATACGAAGGCAAAATGTTAGAAATCGGATATCCTAGAAATGATGTGTTGTACCAAAATGAAAAGCAGGAAAGTCTTGTCGAGCGGGTAAAGGCACATTATCAAATAGAATCCGATAAAAAAATTATTTTATATGCTCCAACATGGCGAGATGATGATTACGCTGAACAAGGAAACTACTCATTTACGTTACCTTTCTCCATTGAACGATTCGATGAAGAATTTGGTGATGAGTATACGATGCTTGTACGACTCCATTATCTTGTTGGAAATCAACTGGATTTGAGTGCTGTATCAGCGATTAAGAATGCCTCTAGATATCCTGAAATTTCTGAGCTATACTTAGCGGCAGATATCTTGGTGACGGATTATTCCTCTGTGATGTTCGATTATGCGCACTTGAAACGTCCTATGCTATTCTACACCTATGATCTCAAACATTATCGTGATCACTTGAGAGGATTTTATTTTTCTTTTGAGAAAGAAGCACCGGGTCCGTTGATTCAAGACGAACAACTTCTTTTTGAAGAAATTAGACAAATTGATTCGTGGGAGCGACGATTCAATTTGAAGAGTGAAGCATTTCGTCGTCACTATTGTGAATGGGATGACGGTCATGCAGCAAAAAGAGCTGCAATGGATATCTTAGAGAATATTAAATAA
- a CDS encoding DedA family protein has product MLEWLFSAGESNLWLFLGIMIVGLGTELIPAEVGLPLLGLYVSNGTVSWTVAVLVGFLGSLMGATVFYLLGRYAGRPILVRYGKWLLIKEKEIAQGERIVAKYGTWSALFGRFFPVVRSVVSIPCGLFGLSFKHYLLASSIGLFPVSFFYIWVGERFGVERAESMLKGLEQELWWILGGIVVVLGGYILYRRSKAKQKEQTQDAKTKQQNK; this is encoded by the coding sequence ATGTTGGAATGGTTATTCTCAGCCGGAGAATCCAATCTCTGGCTGTTTTTAGGAATTATGATCGTTGGTCTTGGAACGGAATTGATTCCAGCAGAAGTCGGCTTACCGCTACTAGGTCTATATGTGTCAAACGGAACGGTGAGTTGGACAGTGGCTGTTCTTGTCGGTTTTTTAGGAAGTCTAATGGGGGCAACGGTCTTTTATCTTCTTGGTCGTTATGCGGGGCGTCCGATCCTGGTCAGGTACGGTAAATGGCTACTGATTAAAGAAAAAGAAATCGCTCAGGGAGAGCGGATTGTCGCGAAGTACGGAACATGGTCAGCATTATTTGGACGGTTCTTCCCAGTTGTTCGCTCAGTTGTCTCGATCCCGTGTGGTTTGTTCGGTTTATCGTTCAAGCATTATCTACTCGCTTCAAGTATTGGACTTTTTCCAGTTTCCTTCTTTTACATTTGGGTCGGTGAACGGTTTGGAGTAGAACGGGCTGAATCGATGTTAAAAGGGTTAGAGCAGGAGTTGTGGTGGATTCTAGGCGGAATCGTCGTGGTTCTTGGAGGCTATATCCTCTATCGTCGCTCTAAAGCAAAACAGAAAGAACAGACGCAAGACGCAAAGACGAAGCAACAGAATAAGTGA
- the tagD gene encoding glycerol-3-phosphate cytidylyltransferase, whose translation MKKVITYGTFDLLHWGHINILRRAKEMGDYLIVAISTDEFNRLKHKQAYHNYENRKLILEAIRYVDEVIPENNWEQKVEDVQKHGVDVFVMGDDWKGEFDFLKDHCEVVYLERTEGISTSQIKNELGSN comes from the coding sequence ATGAAGAAGGTCATTACGTACGGTACATTTGATTTGTTACACTGGGGACATATCAACATTTTGCGTCGAGCTAAAGAAATGGGTGATTATCTCATCGTTGCAATTTCGACAGATGAATTCAATCGTCTTAAGCATAAACAAGCGTATCATAATTATGAGAATCGTAAATTGATTTTAGAAGCCATTCGATATGTAGACGAAGTTATTCCAGAAAACAACTGGGAACAAAAAGTAGAAGACGTTCAAAAACATGGTGTAGATGTATTTGTAATGGGAGATGACTGGAAAGGTGAGTTCGACTTTTTGAAAGATCATTGTGAAGTCGTTTACTTAGAGCGTACTGAAGGAATCTCGACTAGCCAAATTAAAAATGAGCTTGGCTCGAATTAA
- a CDS encoding ABC transporter substrate-binding protein: MRKRRWAALPVVTTAMVVALAACGGGTLNSDDSKDSGSKDGKTLNVFQFKAEIAKDMEKMAKAYEKETGTKVVVQTVGGGSDYGAALKSQFASGNEPDVFNNGGFTEAKTWQDKLEDLSDEKWVSDLTDLSKEPMTIDGKLYGMPMNLEGYGFIYNKDIFKKAGITELPKTLTELTDASKKLKADGVTPFSIGYGEWWVLGNHLLNIPVAQQDDPDQFIADLNAGKAKFEDNKQFKEFMNLFDLTIKYGNKNPLTTDYNTQVSQFAEGKTAMIQQGNWAQQLITDVNPEINMGFIPMPINDDKEKMDRLPVGVPNNWVVNKNSKNKAEAKKFLEWMATSDTGKDYMVNKFKFIPAFKSIEAKDLGPLADDIQAYSKDGKTISWNWFKYPDGAVNEFGAIMQAYVGKQKTADEMLQDFTKTWDKMKK, from the coding sequence ATGCGTAAAAGAAGATGGGCAGCATTACCTGTCGTCACGACGGCGATGGTTGTCGCTTTGGCAGCATGTGGTGGCGGTACATTGAATAGCGATGACTCGAAAGATAGTGGTTCAAAAGATGGTAAGACGCTCAACGTATTCCAATTCAAGGCTGAAATCGCAAAAGACATGGAAAAGATGGCAAAAGCATATGAGAAGGAAACAGGAACGAAAGTCGTCGTACAAACTGTTGGTGGCGGATCGGATTATGGTGCGGCTCTGAAATCACAATTCGCTTCAGGCAATGAACCTGATGTTTTCAACAACGGTGGATTCACAGAAGCGAAAACATGGCAGGACAAACTAGAAGACCTATCGGATGAAAAATGGGTCAGTGATTTGACAGACCTCTCAAAAGAGCCGATGACAATCGACGGGAAGTTATACGGAATGCCGATGAACCTCGAAGGATATGGTTTCATCTATAATAAGGATATCTTCAAAAAAGCTGGTATCACAGAACTTCCAAAAACGTTAACTGAGTTGACTGATGCTTCGAAGAAATTGAAAGCAGATGGAGTGACACCGTTCTCGATCGGATACGGAGAGTGGTGGGTTCTTGGAAATCACCTTTTGAACATTCCGGTCGCGCAGCAGGATGATCCGGACCAGTTCATCGCGGACTTGAATGCTGGAAAAGCAAAGTTTGAAGACAACAAACAGTTCAAGGAGTTCATGAATCTATTTGATTTAACGATCAAGTACGGGAACAAAAATCCGTTGACGACGGATTACAACACACAAGTTTCTCAGTTTGCTGAAGGTAAGACAGCGATGATTCAACAAGGGAACTGGGCACAACAATTGATCACGGATGTAAACCCTGAAATCAACATGGGCTTCATCCCGATGCCGATTAATGATGATAAAGAAAAGATGGATCGTCTTCCTGTCGGCGTACCAAACAACTGGGTTGTCAACAAGAACTCGAAGAATAAAGCAGAAGCAAAAAAATTCCTCGAATGGATGGCAACATCTGATACAGGGAAAGATTATATGGTCAATAAATTCAAATTCATTCCAGCTTTCAAATCAATCGAAGCGAAGGATTTAGGACCGCTTGCAGATGATATTCAAGCGTACTCGAAAGATGGAAAAACAATCTCATGGAACTGGTTCAAGTATCCGGATGGAGCAGTAAACGAGTTCGGAGCAATCATGCAAGCATATGTCGGTAAGCAAAAAACGGCTGACGAAATGTTGCAAGATTTTACGAAGACATGGGATAAAATGAAGAAATAA
- a CDS encoding response regulator transcription factor, whose protein sequence is MNVLIVDDEQHVREAVKLLGEWDSWQVSRIYEAEHGEEAKRLLDTGTIDLMLTDVEMPGLDGLTLLEWTKNHHPKVVTIVLTGYDDYTYMRRAILHQSFDYLLKPVDPDVLNDALSRAMECIHPVVESGEAIDQIAKYIETHYAEELTLQFMSERFYLSREYISRRFKQRFSVNLSDYIQTIRLNRAKELLSETEARIYEIALEVGYQDDKYFRKVFKKQFGMTPNEFRELLSI, encoded by the coding sequence ATGAATGTATTGATCGTAGACGATGAACAACATGTACGGGAAGCGGTCAAACTGCTCGGAGAATGGGACAGTTGGCAGGTCTCACGCATTTACGAGGCGGAACATGGGGAAGAAGCCAAACGCTTACTGGATACCGGAACGATTGATTTAATGCTGACAGATGTCGAAATGCCAGGACTCGACGGATTAACGTTACTAGAATGGACAAAAAATCATCATCCAAAGGTCGTCACGATCGTGCTGACAGGGTATGATGATTATACGTATATGCGGCGTGCCATTTTGCATCAATCCTTCGATTATTTATTGAAGCCTGTTGATCCAGATGTACTCAATGATGCCTTGTCCCGCGCGATGGAATGTATCCATCCGGTAGTGGAATCAGGGGAAGCGATTGATCAAATCGCCAAATACATCGAAACGCATTATGCGGAAGAATTGACACTACAATTCATGAGCGAACGGTTTTACTTGAGCCGAGAGTATATATCACGACGCTTCAAACAGCGTTTTTCTGTTAACTTATCTGATTACATTCAAACGATTCGCTTGAATCGGGCGAAGGAATTATTGAGTGAGACGGAAGCGCGCATTTACGAAATCGCACTTGAAGTCGGATATCAGGACGATAAGTATTTTCGGAAAGTGTTCAAAAAACAATTCGGCATGACACCGAATGAGTTTCGTGAATTGTTGTCGATTTAA
- a CDS encoding sensor histidine kinase — protein sequence MKSIRTRLIRLVVLAILIPTALATSISYLYVRHQNIEQAERSSLNVLTRGNTQVTHYIEDIRRLSTSLYANRSLMNIMRVGADKELDESDGVVSRAMLGLFLSRQDIEQLHFVILNGYSEYSVYNMKTTSRGTFDWMQETDYFQLMKQKNGWLIDGAHTIEPYNVHTMILDEKQVVSFRYRIDRVETDEPLGFLSVDIPVRVFEQQLKLFENDPEESLWLMTDQRVLAQTGAEMKLPVDQFTGKSGSLRVGKSFIVYSKTMTNGVPLTLVKRIPYASVIQGANETALILVLIGLVSLFVMIIAASLVAMQITKPIKQLTANVWRVEQGDLSAPFVATTNDEIGLLNRQFQRMIQRIDRLIKREYRLALENRTNELRALQSQLNPHFLFNALQSIGTTTLQGDRKIAYRSITGLSQMMRYSMNNEQTIVTLKQEVDHLQAYIRLQQQRFPERFRYIVDVPWHLNDIEVPKMILQPFAENYFKHAFRQQLAATENYLAYKVRTDGGRLIIQIENSGAVLEAGRLEEIDRKMRMHRSPEDLETSGIGLHNIYERLLIFYGEEANMTLSSASVKGGFKIVIRIPYEKGELT from the coding sequence ATGAAAAGTATCCGGACGCGTTTGATTCGTCTCGTCGTCCTGGCAATCTTGATTCCAACAGCCCTCGCGACATCGATTTCCTACTTGTATGTGCGGCATCAAAACATCGAACAGGCAGAACGTTCTAGCCTGAATGTGTTGACGCGGGGAAATACACAGGTGACCCACTACATAGAGGATATTCGCCGTCTATCGACGAGTCTGTATGCGAATCGTTCGTTGATGAACATCATGCGTGTTGGAGCAGACAAGGAACTAGACGAATCGGATGGAGTCGTTTCGCGAGCGATGTTAGGTCTGTTTTTGTCCCGTCAGGATATCGAGCAGTTGCATTTCGTCATCTTAAATGGCTATTCGGAGTATTCGGTCTACAATATGAAAACGACGAGTCGGGGAACATTCGATTGGATGCAGGAAACGGATTACTTTCAATTGATGAAACAAAAAAATGGCTGGTTAATTGACGGGGCGCACACCATTGAACCGTATAATGTACACACGATGATTCTCGATGAAAAACAAGTTGTTAGTTTTCGTTATCGCATCGATCGTGTCGAAACAGATGAGCCGCTCGGCTTCCTCTCGGTGGATATCCCTGTCCGTGTGTTTGAACAACAGTTGAAGCTGTTCGAGAATGATCCAGAAGAATCGTTGTGGTTGATGACAGATCAGCGTGTTTTGGCACAGACTGGAGCAGAGATGAAACTACCAGTAGATCAATTTACTGGGAAGAGTGGGAGTTTACGTGTCGGAAAATCTTTCATTGTCTACTCGAAGACGATGACGAATGGAGTTCCACTAACACTAGTCAAACGAATTCCGTATGCATCGGTCATCCAAGGAGCGAACGAAACAGCATTGATTCTTGTTTTGATTGGTCTCGTCTCACTATTTGTCATGATCATTGCAGCAAGTCTCGTTGCCATGCAGATTACGAAACCAATCAAACAGTTGACGGCAAATGTCTGGCGAGTCGAACAAGGGGATTTATCAGCGCCATTCGTTGCGACGACGAATGACGAGATTGGATTACTCAACCGCCAGTTTCAACGTATGATTCAACGCATCGATCGTTTAATCAAACGGGAGTATCGACTGGCACTTGAGAATCGGACGAATGAGCTACGGGCATTACAATCCCAGCTCAATCCACACTTTTTATTCAACGCCTTGCAATCCATCGGTACGACGACGTTACAAGGAGACCGGAAGATCGCGTATCGCTCCATCACGGGTTTATCTCAAATGATGCGTTACTCGATGAATAATGAGCAGACGATCGTGACGTTAAAACAAGAAGTCGATCATCTCCAGGCGTATATTCGTTTGCAACAGCAACGTTTTCCAGAACGGTTCCGTTATATCGTCGACGTCCCTTGGCACCTCAATGACATTGAAGTACCAAAGATGATTTTACAACCGTTTGCTGAAAACTATTTTAAGCACGCCTTCCGTCAACAATTAGCAGCAACAGAAAACTATCTCGCTTATAAAGTACGGACGGACGGCGGACGCCTCATCATTCAAATTGAGAATAGCGGCGCCGTCCTCGAAGCAGGGCGACTCGAAGAAATTGATCGGAAAATGCGCATGCATCGTAGTCCGGAAGATCTTGAGACAAGTGGGATTGGTCTCCATAATATTTATGAACGTCTCTTGATTTTTTACGGGGAGGAAGCAAATATGACGCTCTCTTCTGCATCTGTAAAGGGTGGATTCAAAATCGTGATTCGGATTCCATATGAGAAGGGGGAATTGACATGA
- the deoD gene encoding purine-nucleoside phosphorylase, whose translation MSVHINAAEGQIAETVLLPGDPLRAKYIAETFLEDVVLYNEVRGMYGFTGTYKGKKVSVQGTGMGVPSMSIYANELVQSYGAKNLIRVGTAGGITPDVKVRDVVIAMSASHDMAQNRVRFNGLDYAPTASFDLLHKAYTAAKEQGIDAKVGQIFTTDQFYQDDFHHFKKWADFGCLAIEMEAAGLYTLAAKHKVNALTILTISDHLLTGEETTSEERQTTFNDMMKVALETAIQL comes from the coding sequence ATGAGTGTACACATTAATGCAGCTGAAGGACAAATCGCCGAAACGGTCTTACTTCCAGGAGATCCGTTACGTGCTAAATACATCGCTGAGACGTTTTTAGAGGATGTCGTTCTCTACAATGAAGTTCGAGGAATGTATGGCTTTACAGGTACTTATAAAGGTAAAAAAGTTTCGGTTCAAGGAACAGGCATGGGTGTACCATCGATGTCGATCTATGCGAATGAACTCGTTCAGTCGTACGGTGCGAAGAACTTGATCCGTGTCGGAACTGCTGGTGGTATCACGCCAGACGTTAAGGTCCGTGACGTCGTCATCGCGATGAGTGCTTCTCATGACATGGCACAAAACCGTGTTCGTTTTAACGGCTTAGACTACGCACCGACAGCTTCTTTTGATTTGTTGCATAAAGCGTATACAGCAGCAAAAGAACAAGGTATCGATGCAAAAGTCGGTCAAATCTTCACGACGGATCAGTTCTATCAAGATGACTTCCACCATTTCAAAAAATGGGCCGATTTCGGATGTCTTGCGATCGAAATGGAAGCGGCAGGTCTTTACACGCTTGCAGCGAAACATAAAGTGAATGCATTGACGATCTTGACGATTTCAGATCATCTGTTGACAGGAGAAGAAACGACATCGGAAGAGCGCCAGACGACATTCAACGATATGATGAAAGTTGCGCTTGAGACAGCGATTCAATTATAA
- a CDS encoding aldehyde dehydrogenase, with product METTITETVLSERLQTQRHFFRTGATRSLAFRLSMLTFLRQAIETHEAAIYEALKQDLNKGQHDAFTTEIGFVYGEIQRMERQLRRLARPKRVATPLLHIGSKSEIQYEPYGNVLVIAPWNYPFQLALAPVIGAIAAGNTVVLKPSELTPNVSRVLREVFETAFHERFGIVIEGDAEVSSALLNERFDYIFFTGSTRVGKIVHQAAAKHLTPVTLELGGKSPTIVHKDADLRLAAKRVAWGKWLNAGQTCIAPDYVLIHEDVKERFLQLIEEEAFKQYGNGVGVSSYVKIVSDDHLERLSSYLTQGTIEFGGQVDPETRKMAPTVMTDVATDAPLMQDEIFGPILPVLTYREIEEVITFVNDRDKPLALYLFTENKAVEHRILERISFGGGCINDTLMHVAQHHLPFGGVGASGMGGYHGKYSFETFSHRKGIVKNTTAFDLPFRYMRTNTNSKWMRFLL from the coding sequence ATGGAAACAACGATTACAGAAACAGTGCTATCAGAACGCCTTCAGACGCAGCGCCACTTTTTCCGAACAGGTGCGACACGCAGTCTAGCCTTTCGCTTAAGTATGCTGACATTCTTACGTCAAGCAATCGAAACGCATGAAGCCGCGATTTATGAAGCATTAAAACAGGATCTTAATAAAGGACAGCATGACGCGTTCACAACTGAAATCGGATTCGTTTACGGAGAGATTCAACGGATGGAAAGACAACTCCGTCGACTTGCACGACCAAAACGTGTAGCAACACCTCTCTTGCATATCGGATCGAAAAGTGAAATTCAGTACGAGCCATATGGCAATGTTCTCGTTATCGCACCATGGAACTATCCATTCCAATTAGCACTCGCTCCCGTTATTGGCGCGATTGCTGCTGGGAATACGGTCGTCCTTAAACCATCCGAGCTGACACCGAACGTCTCTCGTGTATTACGAGAAGTTTTTGAAACGGCCTTCCATGAACGATTCGGAATCGTCATTGAAGGGGATGCTGAAGTCAGTAGCGCCTTGTTGAACGAGCGCTTTGATTATATCTTCTTTACGGGTTCCACACGTGTCGGAAAAATTGTGCACCAGGCAGCTGCGAAACATTTGACACCGGTCACGCTTGAGCTAGGTGGGAAATCTCCGACAATCGTGCACAAGGATGCGGACCTTCGTCTAGCAGCCAAGCGGGTTGCATGGGGGAAATGGTTAAATGCTGGGCAAACATGTATTGCTCCGGATTACGTATTGATTCACGAAGATGTCAAAGAACGCTTCCTGCAATTGATTGAAGAAGAAGCTTTCAAACAGTACGGGAACGGTGTTGGTGTTTCTTCGTACGTCAAAATCGTCTCAGACGACCATTTGGAGCGTCTAAGCAGTTATTTGACGCAAGGTACGATTGAATTTGGAGGACAAGTAGATCCAGAAACCCGTAAGATGGCGCCGACTGTCATGACGGATGTGGCGACGGATGCTCCATTGATGCAAGATGAAATTTTTGGACCGATTCTACCTGTACTCACATATCGTGAAATCGAGGAAGTCATCACGTTCGTCAATGATCGTGACAAGCCGCTTGCTCTTTATTTGTTCACAGAGAATAAAGCCGTCGAACATCGTATCCTTGAACGGATTTCGTTCGGTGGTGGATGTATCAACGATACACTGATGCACGTCGCACAGCACCACTTACCATTTGGTGGAGTCGGAGCAAGCGGGATGGGTGGATATCACGGGAAATATAGCTTCGAGACGTTCAGCCATCGAAAAGGAATCGTCAAAAACACGACGGCATTTGATCTACCGTTCCGCTACATGCGAACAAATACCAATTCCAAATGGATGCGCTTTTTGTTATGA